In Lodderomyces elongisporus chromosome 1, complete sequence, a genomic segment contains:
- the ENO1 gene encoding phosphopyruvate hydratase translates to MAISKIHSRYVYDSRGNPTVEVELTTEKGTFRSIVPSGASTGVHEALELRDGDKSKWLGKGVLKAVANVNDTIAPALIEANIDVADQAKIDEFLLKLDGTPNKAKLGANAILGVSLAAAKAGAAQKDVPLYKHIADISKAKEGKFVLPVPFQNVLNGGSHAGGDLAFQEFMIVPSGAPSFSEGLRIGSEVYHHLKSLTKKKYGQSAGNVGDEGGVAPDIKTAKEALDLIVSAIEAAGYTGQVDIAMDVASSEFYKDGLYDLDFKNPNSDKSKWITGPQLAELYEQLLNEYPIVSIEDPFAEDDWEAWSHFFSKVEGKTQIVGDDLTVTNPIRIKKAIETKAADALLLKVNQIGTLTESIQAANDSYAAGWGVMVSHRSGETEDTFIADLSVGIRSGQIKTGAPARSERLAKLNQILRIEEELGDKAIYAGKDFHKAHSL, encoded by the coding sequence ATGGCTATTTCAAAGATCCACTCCAGATACGTCTACGACTCCAGAGGAAACCCAACTGTTGAGGTTGAATTGACCACTGAAAAGGGTACTTTTAGATCAATTGTCCCATCCGGTGCTTCCACTGGTGTCCACGAAGCCTTGGAATTGAGAGACGGTGACAAATCAAAATGGTTGGGTAAAGGTGTCTTGAAGGCTGTTGCCAACGTTAACGACACAATTGCCCCAGCCTTGATTGAGGCCAacattgatgttgctgaCCAAGCCAAGATTGACGAATTCTTGTTGAAATTGGACGGTACTCCAAACAAGGCCAAGTTGGGTGCCAACGCCATCTTGGGTGTCTCATTGGCTGCCGCTAAAGCCGGTGCCGCTCAAAAAGATGTCCCATTGTACAAGCACATTGCTGACATTTCAAAGGCCAAGGAAGgtaaatttgttttgccaGTTCCTTTCCAAAACGTCTTGAACGGTGGTTCCCACGCTGGTGGTGACTTGGCTTTCCAAGAATTTATGATTGTCCCATCCGGTGCTCCATCATTCTCTGAAGGTTTGAGAATCGGTTCAGAAGTTTACCACCACTTGAAATCATTGACCAAGAAGAAGTATGGTCAATCCGCTGGTAACGTTGGTGACGAAGGTGGTGTTGCTCCAGATATCAAAACCGCTAAGGAAGCTTTGGACTTGATCGTTTCAGCTATTGAAGCTGCTGGTTACACCGGTCAAGTTGACATTGCCATGGATGTTGCATCATCCGAATTCTACAAGGATGGATTGTACGACTTGGACTTTAAAAATCCAAACTCTGACAAGTCCAAATGGATCACTGGTCCACAATTGGCTGAATTGTACGAGCAATTGTTGAATGAATACCCAATTGTCTCCATTGAAGACCCATTCGCTGAGGATGACTGGGAAGCTTGGAGCCACTTTTTCTCCAAGGTTGAAGGTAAGACTCAAATTGTTGGTGATGACTTGACCGTTACCAACCCAATCAGAATCAAGAAGGCCATCGAGACCAAGGCTGCTGACgccttgttgttgaaggtTAACCAAATCGGTACTTTGACCGAATCAATCCAAGCTGCCAATGACTCATACGCTGCCGGTTGGGGTGTTATGGTCTCCCACAGATCAGGTGAGACCGAAGACACCTTTATCGCTGACTTGTCCGTCGGTATTAGATCAGGTCAAATCAAGACTGGTGCTCCAGCTAGATCCGAGAGATTGGCCAAATTGAACCAAATCTTGAGAATCGAGGAAGAGTTGGGTGACAAGGCCATCTACGCCGGTAAGGACTTCCACAAAGCCCACTCTTTATAA
- the EAF6 gene encoding chromatin modification- protein eaf6 (BUSCO:EOG092658WS) — MANEEKKDAKSVKEIKDSKASKTPKEAKDSKDIKGTKEAKDSKDIKGTKEAKEHKEVSKASRDANTSPTKSQSALKDSKLTESKSPSKSETKLVAKTGGASSLPKSSTPTTSVSSTSLHSKPQPKPTIDQYNALKKKLIQSILKKQEINAKLSKLEDQLYQKESNYFEESTVGNIVKGFENFSKASGGALLSSGGGGGGGGKGGSGSGGGGGGAGGGAGGGGHKRRIIYTDDDHIFSLSSTNFVKNMVKKHGQNFKESTPTTNGGSGANSSIASGNTSKQEDFDDYEDSVDPITAHGVGPKLMLSLTGSGSGNGSGNGSGKGNGNGNSSSGGGGGGNGGGGSSREKSESASSTPSRKRKARNLDD, encoded by the coding sequence ATGGCCAAcgaagagaaaaaggatGCAAAAAGTGTGAAGGAGATAAAAGATTCAAAAGCTTCAAAAACTccaaaagaagcaaaagattCAAAAGATATCAAGGGCacaaaagaagcaaaagattCAAAAGATATCAAGGGCacaaaagaagcaaaggaACACAAAGAAGTATCCAAAGCTTCTCGAGATGCAAACACATCTCCTACAAAGTCCCAGTCAGCATTGAAAGATAGCAAACTCACAGAGTCCAAATCACCACTGAAATCCGAGACCAAGCTAGTTGCAAAAACTGGGGGAGCGAGTTCGCTACCGAAGAGCTCTACTCCTACCACCTCCgtttcttctacttctttgCATTCTAaaccacaaccaaaaccaacCATTGATCAATACAATGcattaaagaagaaattgataCAACTGAttctaaaaaaacaagaaatcaATGCCAAGTTATCTAAACTCGAGGACCAATTATaccaaaaagaatcaaactATTTTGAGGAGAGTACTGTAGGGAATATTGTTAAAGGCTTTGAAAACTTTTCAAAAGCAAGCGGAGGAGCATTATTATCCAGCGGTGGAGGCGGAGGCGGAGGAGGTAAAGGTGGTAGCGGAAgtggaggaggagggggAGGAGCAGGTGGTGGAGCAGGTGGTGGTGGACACAAGAGGAGAATAATATATACTGACGACGACCATATATTCAGTTTGAGCTCGACTAACTTTGTCAAAAACATGGTGAAAAAACATGGCCAAAATTTTAAAgaatcaacaccaacaactaATGGAGGCAGTGGCGCCAATAGTAGTATTGCATCTGGAAATACATCCAAACAAGAGGATTTTGATGATTATGAAGACTCAGTCGACCCAATAACTGCGCATGGCGTAGGACCAAAACTAATGCTCAGTCTAACTGGGAGTGGGAGCGGTAATGGGAGCGGTAATGGGAGCGGTAAGGGGAATGGGAATGGAAACAGTTCAAGCGGGGGTGGTGGAGGTGGGAATGGAGGAGGTGGTTCCTCTCGCGAAAAGAGCGAAAGTGCTTCAAGTACGCCTTCACGAAAGCGTAAAGCAAGAAACTTAGACGATTAG